In one window of Leptospira sp. WS92.C1 DNA:
- a CDS encoding PAS domain S-box protein, translating into MNALDTNLLNSEFFRQIFETSRDGIAIASLDGNFLEANPAFQTLTGYSLHELRKISFWDLTPEEWISYQRNIFKEHLFPSGYSQEFEKEYIRKDGSVIPVCVKAYLIQDERKKPVAIWGIVRDISEQKRNEEIRQKLYDEVKEGWEVLRRIFFLNPFPMSISEIATGKLVEANRKFAEQVDSDLESIIGKTTSELGLWFSPEVKETVISTMKREGFVNNIEIPFRTTKGKEFWGLYSAQTIEYKGNTALLSITVPMTDRIKEEKEKQRLLDEVREKEEILNQIFRLNPSAITLSKANGNYIDVNDLFLEYLGKTREETLSKSPLELGVYYDPSDRDKIIQGLQRNGIVRNLEVKMKTADGQVKTILFSARILESFGEKKILAIGHDITEIKESAQDLEILAKELERSKDLFQKLFQLIPSSLVVTDFETRKIVNINERFLELIKLKREDVIGKTTSEIHVWDRAPNFRSQVYEALSKTNEVKNLESTFYASDGSEIPILYSARIIEIDGKKQVISLATDISEKKNADEERRKLDEELRLSKDLFEKLFQLTPAAVSLSDFETGIYRQVNQSYCDLIGYTKEQIIGKSSIELGIWKTPFDRAKLKMELEEKGWSGNIEATIQSSDGTSKHVLSGNRVFKLEGRTMLLALLIDVTDKKMMESERNEYFSKMQESKDLFEMIFEMNPDTITLSDLQLEKYIKVNEHFSEMFQYSKEEAIETTTTDLGIWKNLEDKNEVLRKLREEGLVRDYEVQFRKKDGNMVDTLFSARLVNIGNSPAALSITRDITHLKNASREEDEQTKRVTLHAQALLKMTTDPDFVSGDFESGAKKIAVMASEVLNCARASVWIWNKETPDFCTLVAGWDLQCGGYLSKVDLPLGNFPKYYEAVQKGRFVDAFDVRNDPRTCEFTEEYWIPLGIVSLLDTPYFLRGEIAGVLCLEHRGEMRKWLDYEKQFTVTVAEQLTQLTLNAERREAKQELEKAVQIRTSELGQALENLQKTQDQLILSEKMAALGQLVAGIAHEINNPLGAISALSGELRIYLNSSADRLEKLSPEFTSVGSNFVHSLSELIRRGIESKDSVLSRENRRVAISEIKGRLIRLGYTNAHDFADRILDSGIPSALDEFPILFENSAHSALIRFALDEIQTYKNILSIRLAVDRTSKIVYALKNYAHIDTEEVGGKIKMDLAENIETVLTIYHNKIKAGVDVELEYTDRLIIDGYPDDLVQVWTNLIYNALQAMRFKGKIKISISDLGEEVMVSIHDNGPGIPQEMQARIFDPFFTTKGPGEGSGLGLDISRRIVKKHEGRIELKSEPGNTIFHVFLPKK; encoded by the coding sequence ATGAATGCCTTAGACACAAATCTACTCAACTCGGAATTTTTCCGCCAAATCTTTGAAACTAGTCGAGATGGAATTGCTATTGCAAGTCTGGACGGAAATTTTCTCGAAGCAAATCCCGCTTTTCAAACTCTTACGGGATACTCTTTGCACGAACTTCGTAAAATCAGTTTTTGGGATCTTACACCTGAGGAATGGATTTCGTATCAAAGGAATATTTTTAAAGAACATTTATTTCCTTCGGGTTATTCTCAAGAATTTGAAAAGGAATATATTCGTAAAGACGGTTCGGTAATTCCCGTTTGTGTAAAAGCTTACCTCATTCAAGACGAAAGAAAAAAACCGGTCGCGATTTGGGGAATCGTTAGAGACATCTCCGAACAAAAACGAAACGAAGAAATTCGTCAAAAATTGTATGACGAGGTTAAGGAAGGATGGGAGGTGTTACGAAGAATTTTCTTTCTCAATCCGTTTCCTATGTCCATTTCCGAAATCGCAACGGGAAAACTCGTAGAGGCAAATCGAAAATTTGCGGAACAAGTCGATTCCGATCTGGAAAGTATTATCGGTAAGACCACTTCAGAATTGGGACTTTGGTTTTCTCCCGAAGTAAAAGAGACCGTCATTTCGACGATGAAACGGGAGGGTTTTGTAAATAATATCGAGATTCCGTTTCGAACAACAAAAGGAAAAGAATTTTGGGGGTTGTATTCCGCCCAAACCATAGAATACAAAGGCAATACCGCTCTTCTGAGTATCACGGTTCCCATGACGGATCGGATCAAGGAAGAAAAAGAAAAACAAAGACTGCTCGACGAGGTTCGTGAAAAAGAAGAGATTCTGAATCAGATTTTCCGTCTCAATCCCTCCGCAATCACATTATCAAAAGCGAATGGAAATTACATCGATGTTAACGATCTCTTTTTGGAATATCTCGGTAAAACCAGAGAAGAAACTCTTTCAAAGTCTCCGCTTGAACTCGGAGTGTATTACGATCCAAGCGATCGGGATAAAATCATTCAAGGACTTCAGCGCAACGGGATTGTTCGAAATTTAGAAGTAAAAATGAAAACCGCCGACGGGCAGGTAAAGACGATTCTATTTTCTGCGAGAATTTTAGAATCTTTTGGAGAAAAGAAAATTCTCGCGATCGGTCACGATATCACCGAAATCAAAGAGTCGGCACAAGATCTTGAAATTCTCGCAAAAGAATTGGAACGGAGTAAGGATCTATTTCAAAAATTATTTCAGCTGATTCCGTCCTCTCTTGTAGTCACCGATTTTGAAACACGAAAGATCGTAAATATCAACGAACGTTTTTTAGAGCTGATCAAATTGAAGCGAGAAGACGTGATCGGAAAAACCACTTCGGAGATTCATGTCTGGGACAGGGCGCCTAACTTTCGAAGTCAAGTCTACGAAGCGCTTTCAAAAACAAACGAAGTTAAGAATTTAGAATCCACTTTTTACGCCTCGGACGGCTCCGAGATCCCCATACTCTACTCTGCGAGAATCATAGAGATCGATGGAAAAAAACAAGTAATCTCTCTTGCAACGGATATTTCCGAAAAGAAAAATGCGGACGAAGAAAGACGAAAACTCGACGAAGAACTTCGGTTGAGCAAGGATCTTTTTGAAAAACTATTTCAGTTAACACCGGCGGCTGTTTCCCTTTCCGATTTTGAAACGGGAATTTATCGTCAGGTCAATCAATCTTACTGCGATCTCATCGGTTATACAAAAGAACAAATCATCGGCAAATCTTCGATCGAATTGGGGATTTGGAAAACTCCTTTTGACCGTGCAAAACTCAAAATGGAATTAGAAGAAAAAGGATGGTCCGGAAACATCGAGGCTACCATCCAAAGTTCTGATGGAACTTCAAAACACGTTCTTTCGGGAAATCGTGTTTTTAAACTTGAAGGAAGGACGATGTTGCTCGCGCTTCTTATCGACGTTACGGATAAAAAAATGATGGAGTCCGAACGAAACGAGTATTTTTCAAAAATGCAAGAGAGCAAGGACCTTTTCGAGATGATCTTTGAAATGAATCCCGATACGATCACTCTCAGCGATTTGCAGTTGGAAAAATACATCAAAGTAAACGAACATTTTTCCGAGATGTTTCAATATTCAAAAGAGGAAGCGATCGAAACCACTACGACGGATCTTGGGATCTGGAAAAATCTTGAAGATAAAAACGAAGTTTTGAGGAAGTTACGCGAAGAGGGATTGGTTCGCGATTACGAAGTGCAGTTTAGAAAAAAAGACGGGAACATGGTGGATACTTTGTTTTCCGCAAGATTAGTCAATATCGGAAATTCTCCCGCGGCGCTATCGATCACGAGAGATATCACACATCTAAAAAACGCCTCTCGAGAAGAAGACGAACAAACAAAACGGGTCACCTTACACGCGCAGGCGTTGCTGAAAATGACCACAGATCCCGATTTCGTATCCGGCGATTTCGAATCGGGGGCCAAAAAAATTGCGGTCATGGCTTCGGAAGTGCTCAATTGTGCTCGGGCTTCGGTCTGGATTTGGAATAAGGAAACTCCGGACTTTTGTACTTTGGTCGCAGGATGGGACTTGCAGTGCGGGGGGTATCTTTCCAAGGTAGATTTACCACTCGGGAATTTTCCAAAATATTATGAAGCGGTCCAAAAGGGTCGTTTTGTCGATGCTTTCGACGTGAGAAACGATCCTCGGACTTGCGAGTTTACGGAAGAATATTGGATTCCGTTAGGCATCGTTTCCTTATTAGATACCCCGTATTTTTTAAGGGGAGAAATCGCCGGTGTTCTCTGTCTTGAGCATAGGGGCGAAATGAGGAAGTGGCTCGATTACGAAAAACAATTTACGGTAACCGTTGCAGAACAATTGACTCAATTGACTTTAAACGCTGAAAGAAGAGAAGCCAAACAAGAACTGGAAAAAGCAGTTCAGATTCGCACCTCGGAATTGGGGCAAGCGCTTGAAAACCTACAAAAAACCCAAGACCAATTGATTCTTTCCGAAAAGATGGCGGCTCTCGGGCAACTCGTCGCGGGTATCGCTCACGAGATCAATAATCCGTTAGGCGCCATCTCGGCCCTTAGCGGAGAGTTACGAATCTATTTGAATTCGTCGGCGGATCGTTTGGAAAAACTTAGCCCCGAGTTTACATCGGTCGGTTCGAATTTTGTTCACAGTCTTTCGGAACTGATACGTCGAGGAATCGAAAGTAAGGATAGTGTTCTTTCGCGGGAAAATCGAAGAGTCGCAATCAGCGAGATCAAGGGAAGGTTGATCCGCCTAGGTTATACCAACGCGCACGATTTTGCGGATCGAATTTTGGACAGCGGTATTCCGTCTGCTTTGGACGAGTTCCCGATCTTGTTTGAGAATTCGGCTCATTCCGCTTTGATAAGATTCGCTTTGGATGAGATTCAGACATATAAAAATATTCTTTCGATCCGACTCGCCGTGGACAGAACTTCCAAAATCGTATATGCGCTTAAAAACTACGCCCATATCGATACGGAAGAAGTCGGCGGAAAGATCAAAATGGATCTCGCCGAAAACATCGAAACGGTTTTGACTATCTATCATAATAAAATCAAAGCCGGGGTGGATGTAGAACTTGAATATACGGATCGATTGATCATAGACGGCTATCCGGACGATCTGGTCCAGGTTTGGACCAATTTGATCTACAACGCTTTGCAGGCCATGCGTTTTAAAGGAAAGATTAAAATTTCCATTTCGGATCTGGGCGAAGAAGTTATGGTTTCGATTCACGATAACGGTCCCGGGATTCCGCAAGAAATGCAGGCTAGGATTTTTGATCCCTTTTTTACCACAAAGGGTCCCGGAGAGGGAAGCGGATTGGGGCTTGATATATCCCGTCGAATCGTAAAAAAACACGAAGGACGAATCGAACTCAAATCGGAGCCGGGCAACACTATCTTTCACGTATTTCTTCCCAAAAAATAA
- a CDS encoding TMEM43 family protein codes for MAFESPDGMSSSESVGFLSQMGSSFKSILTGIVLLPVSFIIIYNVETCEQASAALKNAAPVGQAKEGQPSYVTGTLKASPLGGEFVKSGPYISYAVSSEVYAWDEEVKTEGSGNNKKEVRNCVLEWTSSPDNPSNFKLSGCRAKKFHRKSVQDRTDSADGASILADGKTYSVSLADVDFTSQVSSRDANEDEIVSNGFIYGEGYLHSSKACAKEELEGCERVKVSVTPVPEGDMTFIGEIKGTRVGKFISSEGNKFLSASVGGFAETMKDIQSDDNTMKWVGRFCGFLAMFISFTMMAGPLTSLLSFIPFIGDLGGGLIKVVLGIIAFVLTAITILLVKFWYIWLVLLLGGIGYAIYKKKFAPGAAT; via the coding sequence ATGGCGTTTGAAAGCCCGGACGGAATGTCCTCATCAGAAAGTGTAGGTTTCCTCTCTCAAATGGGGAGTTCGTTTAAAAGTATTCTTACCGGAATCGTATTGTTACCGGTTTCGTTTATTATTATTTACAACGTGGAAACTTGTGAGCAGGCGAGCGCCGCTCTTAAAAACGCGGCTCCTGTAGGCCAGGCAAAGGAAGGTCAACCTTCGTATGTAACCGGAACTCTGAAAGCGAGCCCTCTTGGTGGAGAGTTTGTAAAAAGCGGACCCTATATTTCTTATGCGGTCAGCTCCGAAGTATATGCCTGGGACGAGGAAGTAAAAACGGAAGGATCCGGAAACAACAAAAAGGAAGTCAGAAATTGTGTTCTTGAGTGGACTTCCTCCCCAGATAATCCTTCCAATTTCAAATTGTCCGGATGTCGCGCTAAAAAATTTCATAGAAAATCGGTACAAGATCGAACCGATTCTGCGGACGGTGCTTCCATCCTTGCCGATGGTAAGACGTATTCCGTAAGTTTAGCGGATGTAGATTTTACTTCTCAAGTTTCTTCCAGAGACGCGAACGAAGACGAGATTGTCTCCAACGGATTTATCTATGGAGAGGGATATCTTCATAGTTCCAAGGCATGTGCGAAAGAAGAACTAGAAGGTTGCGAACGCGTGAAAGTTTCCGTAACTCCGGTTCCGGAAGGTGATATGACTTTTATCGGCGAGATCAAAGGCACTCGAGTCGGCAAATTTATCTCTAGCGAAGGAAATAAATTTTTGAGCGCGAGTGTGGGCGGTTTTGCTGAAACGATGAAAGACATCCAATCCGATGACAATACTATGAAATGGGTGGGTAGATTTTGCGGTTTTCTCGCTATGTTTATCAGTTTTACGATGATGGCGGGACCTCTGACTTCGCTCTTAAGTTTTATTCCGTTTATCGGAGATTTGGGCGGCGGTTTGATCAAAGTTGTCTTAGGAATCATTGCCTTTGTTTTGACTGCGATCACGATTCTTCTCGTAAAATTCTGGTATATTTGGCTCGTTCTTCTTTTAGGAGGAATCGGGTATGCGATCTATAAGAAAAAATTCGCTCCTGGTGCGGCCACTTAG
- a CDS encoding DUF2079 domain-containing protein, protein MKAGQSNMPVLFFYPFFLFYLPVQYWVGSMGWSGYCLILLLLFGGSFHWLFIRFQKESVFTWKISPMIWILFWSGFVFGEGINYTRNALHSFLLGDLDYTAQSRMMAATFSGDFFQTQYYGWNENANFLSHHMTPSILLLSPFPMLFGPSLGFGIGIFFYSAITIPLLYFYLRECSISEELSLAATLLWAGSSSFYRLGHSLHFETLVPILFLVILYGVQKQKIWILIIGLFLFLGIKEDLSIYLSALSATLIFADPKRKRIWISVLILCVFYLLILHPIFRWMAGSSAERNWREYWGSGFENPISSIGIYIQNPESRFQYWKGLRDLSLEFGFWNLTAGWILIPFLGLYSIFRLSIHPWVRDLYSYYIYPLIPFLILFLRSGARKLQEKVEDSKRNFLMPDSRQQRWVYLILLTFLFSVYRNSKETEYPIPLSPKTQEAEELQSILKSIPEGGFVSAGFHLSPYLSLKNPTYPIRENRTLQKWILFHRKYNSPYLSSEKILKRVETEIKSGKIRIVERSENFILLQTSSAPSP, encoded by the coding sequence ATGAAAGCTGGACAAAGCAATATGCCCGTTTTATTTTTCTATCCGTTCTTTTTATTCTATCTTCCCGTTCAATATTGGGTCGGATCCATGGGCTGGTCCGGATATTGTTTGATTCTGCTTTTGTTGTTTGGCGGATCCTTCCACTGGCTTTTCATTCGATTTCAAAAAGAATCCGTTTTCACCTGGAAAATTTCTCCGATGATTTGGATCCTATTTTGGTCCGGATTTGTGTTTGGAGAAGGAATCAATTATACAAGAAACGCTCTTCATTCATTTCTGTTAGGCGACTTGGATTATACCGCACAATCCAGAATGATGGCCGCAACCTTTTCGGGAGATTTCTTTCAAACTCAATACTATGGCTGGAATGAAAACGCGAACTTTCTTTCGCATCACATGACGCCTTCGATTTTACTTTTATCTCCGTTTCCGATGTTGTTCGGTCCGAGCCTTGGTTTTGGAATCGGAATTTTCTTTTACAGCGCGATCACCATTCCCCTCCTCTACTTTTATCTAAGAGAATGTTCTATCTCCGAAGAATTATCCTTAGCGGCAACGTTACTTTGGGCCGGCTCTTCCAGTTTTTATCGATTGGGACATTCTTTACATTTCGAAACACTGGTTCCGATCCTGTTTCTCGTGATTTTATACGGGGTTCAAAAACAAAAGATCTGGATTTTAATCATCGGTCTTTTTTTATTTTTGGGAATCAAAGAAGATCTTTCGATCTATCTTAGCGCGCTTTCCGCGACTTTGATTTTTGCGGATCCGAAAAGAAAACGGATCTGGATTTCCGTTCTCATTCTCTGCGTCTTTTATCTTTTGATTTTGCATCCTATATTCCGATGGATGGCCGGAAGTTCCGCGGAACGAAACTGGAGGGAATACTGGGGATCCGGGTTTGAAAATCCGATTTCGAGTATCGGAATTTACATTCAAAATCCTGAAAGTAGATTTCAATACTGGAAAGGGCTGAGAGATTTGAGTTTGGAATTCGGTTTTTGGAATTTGACCGCTGGATGGATACTGATTCCGTTTTTAGGACTTTACTCGATCTTTCGATTATCGATCCATCCCTGGGTCAGAGATTTATACAGCTATTATATCTATCCGTTGATTCCGTTCTTAATCTTATTTTTGAGATCGGGAGCGCGCAAACTTCAGGAAAAAGTCGAAGATTCTAAACGAAATTTTTTAATGCCGGATTCGAGACAACAAAGATGGGTTTATCTGATCCTTTTGACGTTTCTTTTTTCGGTCTATCGAAATTCCAAGGAAACGGAATATCCCATCCCGCTTTCGCCGAAAACCCAAGAAGCGGAAGAGTTGCAGTCGATTCTAAAATCCATACCCGAAGGAGGTTTTGTATCCGCCGGATTTCATCTTTCGCCGTATTTATCTTTAAAAAACCCAACCTACCCGATTCGAGAAAATCGAACTTTGCAGAAATGGATTCTTTTTCATCGCAAATACAATTCTCCGTATCTCTCCTCCGAGAAAATTTTGAAACGTGTGGAGACGGAAATCAAATCGGGAAAAATTCGAATCGTAGAAAGATCCGAAAATTTTATTTTACTACAAACGAGTTCAGCACCTTCTCCTTGA
- a CDS encoding tetratricopeptide repeat protein has translation MENKILGLFFILGVTISISSFFFPKTENISDPAATAKLSFIQELFQGIETTFQEIKTILKSSSSSNSTPSSFPQNPSDEDPNDIFSRGIAEYEKKNYQKAVEEYSHYLEKVPGDSAGYYNRGLAYYYSDRYLEAMADFEKVVELNPKDAGAYLYKGYSAEQLKDCMQAIEDFQKAIDLGEDHSEVYGHKARCENMEENHEQALKDALKAVSLDKKNTNAIFEVGFAQYALKKYSDSVVSYNRVLQLDPKDEIALHNRGLAYVFLKKTALGCKDFQKSLDLGYEDSKMKLKQYCK, from the coding sequence ATGGAAAATAAAATTCTCGGTTTGTTTTTTATCTTAGGAGTTACGATTTCTATCAGTAGCTTCTTTTTTCCAAAAACTGAAAACATTTCCGATCCCGCTGCCACCGCAAAGCTTTCTTTTATACAGGAGTTGTTTCAAGGAATCGAAACCACGTTTCAAGAAATCAAAACAATTCTGAAATCTTCGAGTTCCTCCAATTCCACTCCTTCGTCGTTTCCGCAGAATCCGTCGGATGAGGATCCAAATGATATTTTTAGTCGTGGGATTGCGGAATACGAAAAGAAAAATTATCAAAAGGCTGTGGAAGAGTATTCCCACTATTTGGAAAAAGTTCCCGGTGATTCCGCCGGTTATTACAATCGAGGTCTTGCTTATTATTATTCAGATCGTTATTTGGAAGCGATGGCCGACTTTGAAAAAGTGGTCGAATTGAATCCGAAAGACGCAGGAGCTTATCTTTACAAAGGATATAGTGCCGAACAGTTGAAAGATTGTATGCAGGCGATCGAAGACTTTCAGAAAGCGATTGATCTTGGGGAAGATCATTCGGAAGTATATGGACACAAAGCACGTTGTGAGAACATGGAAGAGAACCACGAGCAAGCGTTGAAGGACGCTTTGAAAGCGGTCTCCTTGGATAAAAAAAATACAAACGCCATTTTTGAAGTCGGATTTGCCCAGTATGCATTGAAAAAATACTCCGACTCCGTTGTGAGTTACAATCGCGTTTTGCAGTTGGACCCAAAGGATGAAATTGCTTTGCACAATCGCGGACTTGCGTATGTTTTTTTAAAAAAGACTGCGCTGGGTTGTAAAGATTTTCAGAAATCCTTGGATTTAGGATATGAAGATTCTAAAATGAAATTGAAACAATACTGTAAGTAA